Proteins from a single region of Bos javanicus breed banteng chromosome 7, ARS-OSU_banteng_1.0, whole genome shotgun sequence:
- the LOC133251279 gene encoding NADH dehydrogenase [ubiquinone] 1 beta subcomplex subunit 3-like: MAHGHGHEQGPSKMELPDYKQWKIEGTPLETVQEKLATQGLRDPWGRNEAWRYMGGFANKVSFVGALLKGFKWGFAAFVVAVGAEYYLESQKKDKKHH, from the coding sequence ATGGCCCACGGACATGGACATGAACAAGGTCCTAGTAAAATGGAACTTCCAGATTATAAACAATGGAAGATAGAAGGGACACCATTAGAAACCGTCCAGGAGAAACTGGCCACACAAGGACTAAGGGATCCATGGGGCCGCAATGAAGCTTGGAGATACATGGGTGGCTTTGCAAATAAAGTTTCCTTTGTTGGAGCATTATTAAAAGGATTCAAGTGGGGATTTGCTGCATTTGTGGTAGCTGTAGGGGCTGAATATTACCTGGAGTCCCagaaaaaagataagaaacatCACTGA